The Pelodiscus sinensis isolate JC-2024 chromosome 30, ASM4963464v1, whole genome shotgun sequence genome has a window encoding:
- the LOC102446800 gene encoding olfactory receptor 5BS1-like → MTMANQTTVTEFIFLGLSSDPQMQKFLFVVFLLIYLTTVGGNGAIMLITQADPDLGSPMYFLLSHLSFSDTCFSSAIVPKMLETLLSERKTISVSSCIAQMYFLFLSGCSEVFILSAMAYDRYAAICDPLHYMTTMSKRVCCQLVAGAWLIGSLYALSNAIPLSALHFCGPNTIHHFSCELPSLVALSCSEIFTSNTVFLTSAMVVVLVSVSSTLGSYIHILGTILRIRSVEGRCKAFSTCSSHFIVVGLCYGTSVFRYFRPNSASSVLLDGLLSIQYSILTPMLNPIIYSLNNKEVKAALRRLLRAKNHSAPR, encoded by the coding sequence ATGACCATGGCTAACCAGACAACAGTGACCGAGTTTATTTTCCTGGGGCTGTCCAGTGACCCACAGATGCAGAAGTTCCTCTTCGTGGTGTTTCTACTTATTTACCTGACCACCGTAGGGGGCAATGGGGCGATCATGTTGATAACACAGGCAGATCCCGACCTGGGGTCCCCCATGTACTTCCTCCTCTCCCATTTGTCCTTCTCAGATACCTGCTTCTCCTCAGCCATCGTGCCGAAGATGCTGGAGACCCTCCTGTCGGAGCGGAAAACCATTTCTGTCAGCAGCTGCATTGCCCAGATGTACTTCCTCTTCCTGTCAGGATGCAGCGAGGTGTTCATTCTCTCGGCAATGGCTTACGACCGATACGCCGCCATCTGTGACCCCTTGCATTATATGACGACTATGAGCAAACGTGTTTGCTGTCAGCTGGTGGCTGGTGCATGGCTGATCGGATCTTTGTATGCCCTCAGCAATGCAATCCCTTTGTCAGCCTTACATTTCTGTGGGCCCAACACCATTCACCATTTCAGCTGTGAGCTCCCCTCCCTGGTGGCGCTGTCCTGCTCCGAGATCTTCACAAGCAACACGGTGTTTCTCACCTCTGCCATGGTGGTTGTCCTGGTCTCAGTCTCCTCCACTCTGGGCTCCTACATTCATATCCTTGGCACCATCCTAAGGATACGCTCTGTGGAAGGCAGGTGTAAAGCCTTttccacctgcagctcccacttcATCGTGGTGGGTTTATGCTATGGGACTAGCGTTTTTAGGTATTTCAGACCCAACTCAGCTTCCTCGGTGCTGCTGGATGGCCTGCTGTCCATCCAGTACAGCATCTTAACGCCCATGTTAAATCCAATCATCTACAGCCTGAACAACAAGGAGGTGAAGGCAGCTCTGAGGAGACTCTTGAGGGCAAAGAACCATTCGGCTCCCAGGTAG
- the LOC106731299 gene encoding olfactory receptor 14A16-like isoform X1 encodes MQEPPLCELRKKMSNRTIVTEFILRGFSDVRELQILHFVLFLVLYLTTLLGNLLIFSAIVLDHRLHTPMYFFLMNLSIIDLGSISVIIPKSMANSLLNTTVISYSGCVAQVFLYFIFATTDFTLLTVMAYDRHVAICHPLHYERVMNRRACVYMAASGWIAAIVNSAVHTGNTFTLPFCQSNVINHFFCEIPQLLKLACSDSYLTEVGLLAFSVFLAVCCFVFIIVSYVQIFRAVLRIPSEQGRHKAFSTCLPHLAVISLLLCTGFFAYLKPTSSSATNLDLLMGVLYSVVSPMMNPVIYSMRNKEINTALKKLFLCKIFFKNEHVISH; translated from the exons ATGCAGGAG CCACCACTCTGTGAACTTAGGAAGAAAATGTCCAATCGAACCATCGTGACTGAGTTTATTCTCCGGGGATTCTCTGATGTCCGGGAGCTGCAGATTCTGCACTTTGTGCTGTTCCTGGTGCTTTACCTGACAACCCTACTGGGGAATCTTCTCATCTTCTCAGCCATTGTCCTCGACCATCgtctccacacccccatgtatttcttcctgatGAACCTGTCCATCATTGACCTCGGCTCCATCTCTGTCATCATCCCCAAATCTATGGCCAACTCCCTCCTGAACACTACGGTGATTTCTTATTCTGGGTGTGTTGCCCAAGTCTTTCTCTATTTCATCTTTGCTACAACTGATTTTACCTTACTCACTGTCATGGCCTATGACCGACACGTCGCCATCTGCCACCCGCTGCATTACGAGAGAGTGATGAACAGGAGAGCCTGTGTCTACATGGCAGCTAGTGGCTGGATCGCTGCTATTGTCAATTCTGCCGTGCACACCGGGAACACCTTCACGTTACCCTTCTGCCAGTCCAACGTCATCAACCATTTCTTCTGTGAAATCCCCCAGCTCCTCAAGCTGGCCTGCTCCGACTCCTACCTCACTGAAGTTGGGCTTCTTGCCTTTAGTGTGTTTTTAGCTGTGTGTTGCTTTGTTTTTATCATTGTGTCGTATGTTCAGATCTTCAGAGCGGTGCTGAGAATCCCCTCGGAGCAGGGtcggcacaaagccttctccacctgcctcccccaccttgctgtgaTCTCCTTGTTACTTTGCACTGGGTTCTTTGCCTACCTGAAACCCACCTCCAGCTCAGCAACAAATCTAGATCTCTTGATGGGTGTTCTCTACTCCGTGGTGTCTCCAATGATGAATCCGGTCATCTACAGCATGAGGAACAAAGAGATCAACACTGCATTGAAGAAACTTTTTCTGTGTAAGATTTTCTTTAAGAATGAACATGTTATCAGTCATTGA
- the LOC106731298 gene encoding olfactory receptor 14C36-like has product MSNRSTVTEFLLRGFSDVRELQVLHFVVFLVLYLTTLMGNLLIISAIVFDHRLHTPMYFFLRNLAIIDLGSISVTVPKSMTNSLLNTTVISYAGCVTQVFLYFIFGATDVSFLTIMAYDRYIAICQPLHYERVMNRRACVHMATSAWIAGIAYSALHTGNTFRLPFCQSNVINQFFCEIPALLKLACSDSYRNEVGILAFSVFVALNCFALIIVSYVQIFKAVLRIPSEQGQHKAFSTCLPHLAVVSLFLCTGSFAYLKPTSSSESNLDLLVGVLYIVVPPMMNPVIYSMRNKEIKTALKKLIACRVFSKN; this is encoded by the coding sequence ATGTCCAACCGAAGTACTGTGACCGAATTCCTTCTCCGGGGTTTTTCTGATGTCCGGGAGCTGCAGGTTTTGCACTTTGTGGTGTTCTTGGTGCTTTACCTGACAACCCTGATGGGGAACCTTCTCATTATCTCAGCCATTGTCTTTGACCATcgtcttcacacccccatgtatttcttcctgagGAATCTGGCCATTATTGACCTTGGCTCCATCTCTGTCACTGTTCCCAAATCCATGACCAACTCCCTCCTGAACACTACAGTGATTTCTTATGCTGGGTGTGTCACCCAAGTCTTTCTCTATTTCATCTTTGGTGCAACTGACGTTTCCTTTCTCACCATCATGGCCTATGACCGGTACATCGCCATCTGCCAGCCGCTGCACTATGAGAGAGTAATGAACAGGAGAGCTTGTGTCCACATGGCCACAAGTGCCTGGATCGCTGGTATTGCGTACTCTGCTCTGCACACTGGGAACACCTTCCGGTTACCCTTCTGTCAGTCCAACGTCATCAAccagttcttctgtgaaatcCCTGCGCTACTGAAACTGGCCTGCTCTGACTCCTATCGCAATGAAGTTGGTATCCTTGCCTTTAGTGTGTTTGTAGCTTTGAATTGCTTTGCTTTAATCATTGTGTCTTATGTTCAGATCTTCAAAGCAGTGCTAAGAATCCCCTCGGAGCAGGGTcagcacaaagccttctccacctgcctcccccaccttgctgtggTCTCCTTGTTTCTTTGTACTGGGTCCTTTGCCTACCTGAAACCCACCTCTAGCTCAGAATCAAATCTGGATCTTTTGGTGGGTGTTCTCTATATCGTGGTGCCTCCCATGATGAATCCGGTCATCTACAGTATGAGGAACAAGGAGATCAAAACTGCATTGAAGAAACTTATTGCGTGTAGGGTATTCTCCAAGAATTAA
- the LOC106731299 gene encoding olfactory receptor 14A16-like isoform X2 has translation MSNRTIVTEFILRGFSDVRELQILHFVLFLVLYLTTLLGNLLIFSAIVLDHRLHTPMYFFLMNLSIIDLGSISVIIPKSMANSLLNTTVISYSGCVAQVFLYFIFATTDFTLLTVMAYDRHVAICHPLHYERVMNRRACVYMAASGWIAAIVNSAVHTGNTFTLPFCQSNVINHFFCEIPQLLKLACSDSYLTEVGLLAFSVFLAVCCFVFIIVSYVQIFRAVLRIPSEQGRHKAFSTCLPHLAVISLLLCTGFFAYLKPTSSSATNLDLLMGVLYSVVSPMMNPVIYSMRNKEINTALKKLFLCKIFFKNEHVISH, from the coding sequence ATGTCCAATCGAACCATCGTGACTGAGTTTATTCTCCGGGGATTCTCTGATGTCCGGGAGCTGCAGATTCTGCACTTTGTGCTGTTCCTGGTGCTTTACCTGACAACCCTACTGGGGAATCTTCTCATCTTCTCAGCCATTGTCCTCGACCATCgtctccacacccccatgtatttcttcctgatGAACCTGTCCATCATTGACCTCGGCTCCATCTCTGTCATCATCCCCAAATCTATGGCCAACTCCCTCCTGAACACTACGGTGATTTCTTATTCTGGGTGTGTTGCCCAAGTCTTTCTCTATTTCATCTTTGCTACAACTGATTTTACCTTACTCACTGTCATGGCCTATGACCGACACGTCGCCATCTGCCACCCGCTGCATTACGAGAGAGTGATGAACAGGAGAGCCTGTGTCTACATGGCAGCTAGTGGCTGGATCGCTGCTATTGTCAATTCTGCCGTGCACACCGGGAACACCTTCACGTTACCCTTCTGCCAGTCCAACGTCATCAACCATTTCTTCTGTGAAATCCCCCAGCTCCTCAAGCTGGCCTGCTCCGACTCCTACCTCACTGAAGTTGGGCTTCTTGCCTTTAGTGTGTTTTTAGCTGTGTGTTGCTTTGTTTTTATCATTGTGTCGTATGTTCAGATCTTCAGAGCGGTGCTGAGAATCCCCTCGGAGCAGGGtcggcacaaagccttctccacctgcctcccccaccttgctgtgaTCTCCTTGTTACTTTGCACTGGGTTCTTTGCCTACCTGAAACCCACCTCCAGCTCAGCAACAAATCTAGATCTCTTGATGGGTGTTCTCTACTCCGTGGTGTCTCCAATGATGAATCCGGTCATCTACAGCATGAGGAACAAAGAGATCAACACTGCATTGAAGAAACTTTTTCTGTGTAAGATTTTCTTTAAGAATGAACATGTTATCAGTCATTGA
- the LOC106731253 gene encoding olfactory receptor 14A16-like, whose protein sequence is MSNRTTVTEFLLLGFSDIRELQILHFVVFLMLYLATLMGNLLIVYAIILDHRLHSPMYFFLGNLSIIDLGSISVIIPKSMANSLLNTNVISYAGCVAQVFLYFTFGATDLALLTVMAYDRHVAICQPLHYERVMNRRACVYMATSAWIAGAVYSALHTGNTFILPFCQSNDINQFFCEIPQLLKLACSDSYRSEVGVLAFSVVLFLNCFAFILVSYVQIFKAVLRIPSKQGRQKAFSTCLPHLAVISLFLCTGFFAYLKPTSNSGTNLDLAVGVLYAVVPPMMNPVIYSMRNKELKTALKKLFVCRIFSKN, encoded by the coding sequence ATGTCCAACCGAACCACAGTGACCGAGTTCCTGCTCCTGGGCTTCTCTGATATTCGGGAGCTGCAGATTCTGCACTTTGTGGTGTTCCTGATGCTTTACCTGGCAACTCTGATGGGGAATCTTCTCATTGTCTATGCCATCATTCTGGACCACCGTCTGCACAGTCcaatgtacttcttcctggggaacctTTCCATTATTGACCTTGGCTCTATCTCCGTCATTATCCCCAAATCTATGGCCAACTCCCTCCTGAACACCAACGTGATTTCTTATGCTGGGTGTGTTGCCCAAGTCTTTCTCTATTTCACCTTTGGAGCAACTGATCTTGCCTTACTCACTGTCATGGCCTATGACCGACACGTCGCCATCTGCCAGCCGCTGCACTATGAGAGAGTGATGAACAGGAGAGCCTGTGTCTACATGGCAACCAGTGCCTGGATTGCTGGTGCTGTCTACTCTGCCCTGCACACTGGGAACACCTTCATATTACCCTTCTGCCAGTCCAACGACATCAATCAGTTCTTCTGTGAAATCCCCCAGCTCCTCAAGCTGGCCTGCTCTGACTCCTACCGCAGTGAAGTTGGCGTCCTTGCCTTTAgtgtggttttatttttgaattgcTTTGCTTTTATCCTTGTGTCTTACGTTCAGATCTTCAAAGCAGTGCTGAGAATCCCGTCAAAGCAGGGCCGGcagaaagccttctccacctgcctcccccacctcgctgTGATCTCCTTGTTCCTTTGCACTGGGTTCTTTGCCTACCTGAAACCCACTTCTAACTCAGGAACAAATCTGGATCTGGCGGTGGGTGTTCTCTATGCCGTGGTGCCTCCAATGATGAACCCGGTCATCTACAGCATGAGGAACAAAGAGCTCAAAACTGCATTGAAGAAACTTTTTGTGTGTAGAATATTCTCCAAGAATTAA